The following coding sequences are from one Eucalyptus grandis isolate ANBG69807.140 chromosome 11, ASM1654582v1, whole genome shotgun sequence window:
- the LOC104426749 gene encoding DNA mismatch repair protein PMS1, whose amino-acid sequence MEAETPEAPPSPPPPAIRPINRSAVHRICAGQVILDLSSAVKELVENSLDAGATSVEIALKEYGQEWFQVVDNGCGISPSNFKVLAIKHHTSKLADFPDLQSLTTFGFRGEALSSLCALGDLTVETRTKNESVATHLTFDHSGLLIAEKKTARKVGTTVTVKKLFSNLPVRSKEFSRNIRKEYGRLISLMNAYALIAKGVRIVCTNTTGRNAKSVVLKTQGSGSLKDNIITVFGMNTYKCLEPVTISVSGDCTVEGFLSKPGQGSGRNLGDRQFFFVNGRPVDMPKVSKLVNELYKGANSKQYPVAVMNFTVPTRACDVNVTPDKRKIFFSDESSILHALREGLQQIYSSCNASFCVNKVEDPSREVDGLRMDPSDDKSYPLIKESALEEDHNKRDLVVEHAADEDVSPRQVRGEIQASPVLEGLNKHKDDKLVSRDFTLKPHSLDKFNYVNENAMKTHHKGINVKQNSQNLSGSVENPIAQRDSHSRSSCIQSSLKNFVTVSKRKHENSISALSEMPVLRNHALCLPLEKDHSEIHSVGISCSAKHEQINVSDEEIEFVPSKHQKKKSLEKLIFLMAASIRDSLTRQSKLVLVDQEKVLPLAEEGLISKDNDSLAEDLGASDTSFLASGSILDTQMPLPNERMFSSLQFSFQELQTRRQMRLSRLQSGGYRCRSVKSKRQYTAATLELSQPDNEERKARALAAATKELEICFRKEDFRQMQVIGQFNLGFIIGKLDEDLFIVDQHAADEKFNFERLCHSTILKQQPLLRPLRLELSPEEEVVASMHMDTIRKNGFVLEEDPHAPPGCHFRLTAIPFSKNITFGVEDVKDLISTLADSQGECSILGSYRSDTISSVCPSRVRAMLASRACRSSVMIGDPLGKSEMQKILEHLADLKSPWNCPHGRPTMRHLVDLATVCKRSDEDSS is encoded by the exons ATGGAGGCGGAGACGCCGGAggctcctccctctcctcctcctcccgccaTTCGGCCCATCAACAGGAGCGCCGTCCACCGGATATGCGCCGGCCAGGTGATCCTCGACCTCTCCTCCGCCGTCAAGGAGCTCGTCGAGAACAGCCTCGACGCCGGCGCCACCAGCGTCGAGATCGCCCTCAAGGAGTACGGGCAGGAGTGGTTCCAGGTCGTCGACAACGGCTGCGGCATCTCGCCGAGCAACTTCAAG GTTCTTGCCATTAAACATCACACCTCCAAGCTAGCCGATTTTCCGGATCTTCAGTCGTTGACGACTTTCGGCTTTAGAGGTGAGGCATTGAGCTCCCTCTGTGCCTTAGGTGATTTAACAGTTGAGACAAGGACGAAAAATGAGTCGGTTGCCACGCACTTGACTTTTGACCACTCGGGTTTACTAATTGCTGAAAAGAAGACAGCGCGTAAAGTTGGGACGACAGTTACTGTCAAAAAGCTGTTCTCGAATCTGCCAGTGCGAAGCAAAGAATTTAGCCGCAATATCCGTAAAGAATATGGGAGATTGATATCTTTAATGAAT GCCTACGCTCTTATTGCCAAGGGAGTTCGGATTGTTTGCACCAACACAACCGGAAGAAATGCAAAGTCTGTCGTGCTTAAAACACAAGGAAGTGGCTCTCTCAAAGATAACATCATAACAGTGTTTGGAATGAATACATATAAATGCCTAGAGCCTGTGACAATTAGTGTTTCAGGTGATTGTACAGTTGAGGGTTTTCTTTCCAAGCCTGGACAGGGTAGTGGACGCAACTTGGGAGATAGACAATTCTTTTTCGTGAATGGAAGACCGGTTGATATGCCTAAAGTAAGCAAGCTTGTCAATGAGTTATATAAAGGTGCAAACTCAAAGCAGTATCCCGTTGCAGTAATGAACTTCACTGTTCCAACAAGAGCTTGTGATGTTAATGTAACCCctgacaaaaggaaaatatttttttctgatGAAAGCTCCATATTACATGCCCTAAGGGAGGGTTTGCAGCAGATCTATTCCTCATGCAATGCAAGCTTTTGTGTTAACAAGGTCGAGGATCCTTCAAGGGAAGTGGATGGCTTGAGGATGGATCCTTCTGATGATAAATCTTATCCATTGATTAAAGAATCAGCGTTGGAGGAAGACCATAATAAGAGAGATCTTGTCGTTGAGCATGCTGCAGATGAAGATGTTTCCCCTCGACAAGTGAGAGGTGAAATTCAGGCCTCCCCTGTACTGGAAGGATTGAATAAACATAAAGATGATAAATTAGTTAGTCGGGACTTCACTCTGAAACCTCACAGTCTTGATaagtttaattatgttaatgAAAACGCAATGAAGACCCACCACAAAGGCATCAATGTTAAACAAAATTCTCAAAACCTATCAGGTTCAGTTGAGAATCCAATTGCTCAAAGAGATTCTCATAGTCGCTCGAGCTGTATTCAGTCATCACTTAAAAATTTCGTTACTGTGAGTAAGAGAAAACATGAGAACAGTATCTCTGCACTATCTGAGATGCCTGTCTTGAGAAATCATGCACTTTGTCTTCCACTGGAGAAAGACCATTCCGAAATACACTCCGTTGGCATAAGTTGTTCAGCTAAGCATGAACAAATTAATGTTTCTGATGAAGAAATTGAGTTTGTGCCCTCCAAGCATCAGAAAAAGAAATCTCtggaaaaattgatattcctgATGGCAGCTTCAATAAGGGACAGCTTGACGAG GCAAAGCAAATTG GTATTAGTGGATCAGGAGAAAGTATTGCCTCTCGCTGAGGAAGGTTTAATCAGCAAGGACAATGACAGTTTGGCAGAAGATCTTGGTGCATCAGATACCTCTTTTCTAGCTTCTGGATCCATATTAGATACTCAGATGCCTTTGCCTAATGAAAGgatgttttcttctttgcaattttcttttcaagagcTACAGACAAGACGACAGATGAGGCTCTCCAGATTGCAGTCAGGGGGTTATAGATGTAGGAGTGTGAAGTCAAAAAG ACAGTATACCGCTGCAACATTGGAGCTTTCTCAGCCAGACAATGAGGAGCGAAAAGCAAGGGCTTTAGCTGCAGCAACAAAGGAATTGGAAATATGTTTTAGGAAAGAAGATTTTCGTCAAATGCAG GTAATTGGGCAATTCAACCTTGGTTTTATCATTGGCAAGTTAGATGAAGACTTATTTATAGTGGATCAG CATGCTGCAGATGAGAAGTTTAATTTTGAGCGTCTCTGTCATTCCACCATCTTGAAACAACAGCCTTTACTTAG GCCTTTAAGATTGGAGTTATCTCCTGAAGAAGAAGTAGTAGCATCAATGCATATGGACACAATCAG GAAGAATGGTTTTGTTCTGGAAGAAGATCCACATGCTCCACCAGGATGCCATTTTAGACTAACAGCCATTCCCTTCAGTAAAAACATAACCTTCGGAGTAGAAG ATGTCAAAGACCTGATCTCCACTCTCGCTGACAGCCAAGGGGAATGCTCGATACTTGGTTCTTACAGATCGGACACCATCAGTTCTGTATGCCCATCTAGAGTTCGTGCGATGCTGGCATCACGGGCATGTAGATCCTCTGTCATGATTGGAGATCCTCTCGGAAAAAGTGAGATGCAAAAG ATACTTGAACATTTGGCAGATCTCAAGTCTCCTTGGAACTGCCCCCATGGAAGGCCGACCATGCGTCATTTGGTCGACTTGGCAACGGTTTGCAAAAGGTCAGATGAAGACTCTT